The following proteins are encoded in a genomic region of Rissa tridactyla isolate bRisTri1 chromosome 5, bRisTri1.patW.cur.20221130, whole genome shotgun sequence:
- the HAUS3 gene encoding HAUS augmin-like complex subunit 3: protein MCLDLLCLKQNILIMSCGNDFVETLKKIGYPKADELNGEDFDWLFESLEDKSFLEWFCGNVNEQHVVSEKELQDFDSLLKSGKPVLEGNALDEVLKTLKPVDSKNSSQEEEEKEEELKKLEDELQTLQKLKKLQVHRHNKLQMMISANSHMLQTLKNKEEEAHKDLKEGLQVFTAANNKLNNELLSLMDAAKKLASFFTASDSEQGSGPHPVFFSQLSLDKYLSQEEQNTAALTSYIKTHFYQGMSELVENSHEGSFQLADISKQVTCDEADEVCEESQEIARLQTAYICAQHQLIQMQAKEESMNSAIKCAESMLQSLNNKDIGKQENLDAKISSLNDKISTIKQEITQINNEELLPLLKEKARLLSAPVVKGYLECQIAQQDYYTSRQDEICRHLIRQKTSFELIELACEMELKKHKEICCQLENLVESLKQSSNELQQRLQVITEQTQHAKPRNNISSNDGFSCRLYQLLEGEKPQQLFKTYDRLEQMAQKLKQDCAAAQDQLAASSQEQARLVSKLKRDVDTLHDALYRGGNQIQLSSPELREQFHQLEADLNQLNQLLMDLIADVKSKRNFLESNKLHQMERNLYVYFFKDEDHLKEMVEKLEQESEAKAKARVLEN from the exons atgtgtttggatcttctctgtttaaaacaaaatattttaatcatgAGCTGTGGAAATGATTTTGTGGAAACTCTTAAGAAAATTGGATATCCAAAAGCTGATGAGCTCAATGGAGAAGATTTTGACTGGCTGTTTGAGTCTTTGGAGGACAAATCATTTCTGGAGTGGTTTTGTGGAAATGTAAATGAGCAGCATGTGGTATCTGAAAAAGAACTGCAAGATTTTGATAGTCTTCTCAAGTCTGGTAAGCCTGTTTTGGAAGGAAATGCACTGGATGAAGTCCTTAAAACCTTGAAGCCCGTGGATTCAAAGAACAGtagccaagaggaggaggaaaaagaagaggaactgAAGAAGTTAGAGGATGAACTTCAAACccttcagaagttaaaaaaacttCAAGTTCATCGGCATAATAAACTTCAAATGATGATTTCTGCAAACAGCCATAtgttacaaacattaaaaaacaaggaGGAAGAAGCACATAAAGATTTGAAAGAAGGACTGCAAGTGTTTACTGCAGCAAATAATAAGCTTAATAATGAACTGCTGTCTCTTATGGATGCAGCTAAGAAACTGGCCTCTTTCTTCACTGCTTCAGATTCAGAACAAGGATCAGGTCCACATCCAGTGTTTTTTTCCCAACTTTCTTTGGACAAATATTTGTCTCAGGAAGAACAAAACACTGCAGCACTTACCTCATACATAAAAACCCATTTTTATCAAGGTATGTCTGAATTGGTTGAAAATTCACATGAAGGTAGCTTTCAGCTTGCAGATATAAGCAAACAAGTCACTTGTGATGAGGCTGATGAAGTTTGTGAAGAGAGCCAAGAGATCGCCAGGCTCCAGACAGCGTATATTTGTGCTCAACATCAGCTAATTCAGATGCAAGCTAAAGAGGAGAGCATGAATTCAGCTATAAAATGTGCGGAGAGCATGCTGCAGTCCTTAAACAACAAG GATATTGGTAAACAAGAAAACCTCGATGCCAAAATATCTAGTTTAAATGATAAAATTTCAACAATTAAACAAGAAATAACTCAGATAAACAATGAAGAGCTGCTTCCCCTTCTGAAAGAGAAAGCACGACTTTTGAGCGCGCCAGTGGTGAAAGGATACTTGGAGTGTCAGATTGCTCAGCAGGACTATTATACTTCAAGACAAGATGAAATATGCAGGCATTTGATAAGGCAGAAAACATCATTTGAACTTATTGAGCTAGCCTGTGAGATGGAGTTAAAGAAGCATAAGGAGATTTGCTGTCAACTTGAGAATTTGGTAGAATCCCTGAAACAGAGCAGTAATGAGTTGCAACAGAGACTACAGGTGATAACTGAGCAAACTCAACATGCAAAGCCAAGGAACAATATTAGTTCAAATGATGGTTTCTCTTGCAG GCTATATCAGcttctggaaggagaaaaacCCCAGCAGTTGTTTAAAACATACGACAGACTGGAGCAGATGGCTCAGAAGTTAAAGCAGGACTGTGCTGCAGCACAAGATCAGCTAGCAGCATCTTCTCAAGAACAGGCTCGCCTTGTATCAAAGCTAAAACGTGATGTAGATACCCTTCATGATGCTTTGTATCGTGGAGGAAATCAGATACAACTCAGTAGTCCG GAACTTCGTGAGCAGTTTCATCAACTGGAAGCTGATTTAAATCAACTAAATCAACTCCTTATGGATCTGATTGCTGATGTTAAGTCAAAGAGAAACTTTCTAGAGTCCAATAAGCTGCATCAGATGGAAAGAAACTTGTACGTGTATTTTTTCAAAGATGAAGACCACTTGAAAGAGATGGTGGAGAAGCTTGAGCAGGAGTCTGAGGCTAAGGCTAAAGCCAGAGTCCTGGAAAATTAG